A DNA window from Arachis duranensis cultivar V14167 chromosome 3, aradu.V14167.gnm2.J7QH, whole genome shotgun sequence contains the following coding sequences:
- the LOC110278771 gene encoding protein MAIN-LIKE 1-like codes for MSGSGINVEENLNRLDEFHISAHLHVKPARVLISHGTLVDIFSVDEADPSMEIRRQMLEPYLRRVGFYYASLIKRFEYDNPMISALVERWRPETHTFHLPWGECTITLEDVAMQVGLPIDGEPVSGTLRSWSKFHQRDIWQWCEELLGEVPDGHVGTTKYNIKLKWLRSRLQQMPLDSPEEALVRYARCYIMYLLGGVLLPDKANNMVHVRYLPLLANYEAISTYSWGSAVLCWLYRGMCLATDYNIEGMSGCHTLLMSWIYFRLPFWAPA; via the exons atgagtggAAGTGGAATTAATGTGGAAGAAAATCTTAATAGGTTGGATGAATTTCACATTTCTGCTCATTTACATGTTAAG CCGGCACGTGTCTTGATTTCGCATGGCACGCTGGTCGATATTTTCTCTGTAGACGAAGCAGATCCGAGTATGGAGATTAGGAGGCAGATGCTGGAGCCGTATCTAAGAAGAGTCGGCTTCTATTATGCGTCTCTGATAAAGCGTTTTGAGTACGACAACCCAATGATTAGCGCTCTTGTGGAGAGATGGCGTCCTGAGACCCATACATTCCACCTCCCATGGGGTGAGTGTACTATCACTTTGGAGGATGTTGCCATGCAAGTGGGGTTACCAATCGACGGTGAACCAGTCAGCGGTACTCTGAGGTCATGGAGTAAGTTCCACCAGAGAGATATTTGGCAATGGTGTGAGGAACTCCTTGGAGAAGTTCCTGACGGACATGTTGGGACCACGAAGTATAACATAAAACTGAAGTGGCTCAGGAGTAGACTGCAACAGATGCCTCTTGACTCTCCCGAGGAGGCTCTCGTACGGTATGCACGTTGTTACATTATGTATTTATTGGGTGGCGTTTTACTTCCTGACAAAGCGAACAACATGGTTCACGTACGTTATCTTCCTCTCCTGGCAAACTATGAAGCCATTAGTACATATAGTTGGGGTAGTGCCGTGCTCTGTTGGTTGTATAGAGGCATGTGCCTAGCGACTGATTATAACATCGAGGGAATGTCTGGTTGTCATACACTGTTGATGTCTTGGATATACTTCAGGCTTCCTTTCTGGGCACCAGCGTGA